One stretch of Eupeodes corollae chromosome 2, idEupCoro1.1, whole genome shotgun sequence DNA includes these proteins:
- the LOC129944241 gene encoding uncharacterized protein LOC129944241, translating to MGATKEGREPRINRSLISIKIVTFFVITGLTALHILHSTKPLLLGLNFEEYRYISILAPFISILGPIVVGPLADRFAAKNANNYGKILRILTAVVLIITSIIYACLFAVPDVHREEARRPSVSFGCDQNGAVVFQERCSQESTCHHWKAKVGTVNLTNCSYTCQNPTQFESLYTPWLEGTQVPSTEEMSESEYDHDYDENTVTESQRSKRHLKKSTSSEIEVMSGEEGSPSTRVERDAVPKKIYVEPPHLCLTEKSETGETIVKQCHVYTDDTKNIVVHSVLRSATNIENDTHSADWCNYPLDGFQCNVPEIQAKWMIQLKNSTRCKPMIECEVINPYDSRESVLADSQCINTTGDLDATLSGYFVIRILGDVFALAALTLLNTAIVIAVRETSEGRGEVSRQYAWGAIGFVLLFPALDVVFFNNETQHTANLVALIVLIVCFVLAAIVLLVSSNMPLSPPEWWWHTKTGMLVYPMSAIRRYSPEIIALTLISLLFGTFWSSIHSYLRWTFSDELAITSIGLFFVLVLLFNVDKFIEYCGHSNIFIAAFAVFIIRFTALGCDYEWLTVLMETLEPLVMTVVWITIIIYMRHAMPRKLTATGQALAVIAFFGIGKGFGALIGLARDERAPSSASSDIFQWLTIAASIVAVVYFVIYNLILAPRFSAKPQPSDVLSPSASQTLNGAATNGNANGNGNGSYSPLRVYHNERGKKGQFRF from the exons atggGTGCTACAAAGGAAGGTCGAGAGCCGCGCATTAACagaagtttgatttcaattaaaattgttacaTTCTTTGTTATAACTG gtctTACCGCACTCCATATATTACATTCGACAAAGCCCCTTCTTCTGGGCTTAAACTTTGAAGAATACCGATACATAAGCATTTTAGCGCCATTCATTTCTATACTTGGTCCTATTGTCGTTGGTCCACTTGCCGATAGATTTGCTGCAAAAAATGCCAACAATTATGGAAAAATTCTGCGTATTCTGACAGCCGTGGTACTTATAATAACAAGCATCATATATGCCTGTCTGTTTGCCGTGCCTGATGTGCATCGGGAAGAAGCCCGACGTCCGTCTGTGAGCTTTGGTTGTGATCAGAATGGTGCTGTTGTTTTCCAGGAACGTTGTTCTCAGGAATCCACCTGTCACCACTGGAAGGCCAAAGTGGGAACtgttaatttgacaaattgctCATACACCTGTCAGAATCCGACTCAATTCGAGAGTCTCTACACACCATGGCTAGAAGGCACACAGGTTCCGTCCACGGAAGAAATGTCCGAATCAGAGTACGACCATGACTATGATGAAAACACCGTCACAGAGAGCCAGCGTTCCAAACGACACCTAAAGAAGTCAACCAGCTCGGAAATAGAAGTTATGAGTGGCGAAGAAGGTTCTCCTTCAACCCGAGTTGAACGTGATGCAGTGCCGAAGAAGATCTATGTGGAACCTCCACATTTGTGCTTGACTGAAAAGTCGGAAACCGGAGAGACCATTGTGAAGCAGTGCCACGTCTATACCGATGACACCAAGAACATCGTAGTGCATTCAGTTTTACGAAGCGCAACAAACATTGAAAATGACACCCACAGTGCAGACTGGTGCAACTATCCCTTGG ATGGTTTCCAGTGCAATGTTCCGGAAATTCAAGCGAAATGGATGATTCAGCTGAAGAACTCAACAAGATGCAAGCCAATGATTGAATGCGAAGTCATTAATCCCTATGACAGTCGTGAAAGTGTCCTGGCTGATAGCCAATGTATAAAT acCACAGGAGACTTGGATGCTACATTGAGCGGATACTTTGTGATTCGAATTCTGGGCGATGTGTTCGCTTTGGCTGCTTTAACCCTCCTAAATACTGCTATTGTCATAGCCGTACGTGAAACCTCAGAAGGACGTGGAGAAGTCAGCCGTCAATATGCCTGGGGAGCCATTGGCTTTGTCTTACTCTTCCCAGCACTCGACGTAGTTTTCTTCAATAACGAGACGCAACACACAGCAAATTTGGTTGCTTTAATTGTACTGATAGTATGCTTTGTTCTTGCTGCTATAGTCCTTCTTGTATCTAGTAACATGCCTCTAAGCCCTCCTGAATGGTGGTGGCATACCAAAACAGGAATGCTAGTCTACCCAATGTCAGCAATTCGTCGCTATAGTCCAGAGATTATTGCTCTTACTTTGATCTCATTGCTCTTTGGAACGTTCTGGAGCAGTATCCACAGCTACTTACGTTGGACTTTCTCCGATGAATTGGCAATCACTTCAATTGGCCTGTTCTTTGTTCTGGTTTTACTGTTTAATGTCGACAAATTCATCGAGTATTGTGGCCACTCAAATATTTTCATAGCAGCTTTTGCTGTCTTCATTATCCGATTCACTGCTCTAGGATGTGACTACGAATGGCTGACAGTTCTAATGGAAACCCTCGAACCCCTTGTTATGACAGTTGTATGGATTACAATCATCATTTACATGCGTCACGCCATGCCACGGAAGCTTACTGCCACTGGACAAGCTCTAGCTGTCATCGCTTTCTTCGGAATTG GAAAGGGTTTCGGAGCACTAATTGGTTTGGCCAGAGATGAGCGTGCCCCAAGCAGTGCATCTTCAGACATATTTCAATGGCTTACGATTGCGGCTAGCATAGTGGCAGTTGTCTATTTCGTAATATACAATTTGATTTTGGCTCCAAGGTTCTCTGCAAAGCCTCAACCATCCGATGTTCTGTCCCCTTCAGCTTCTCAGACCCTAAATGGAGCTGCAACTAATGGTAACGCTAATGGCAACGGGAACGGTTCTTATTCACCGCTTAGAGTTTACCACAATGAAAGAGGAAAGAAGGGACaatttaggttttaa